A single window of Methanofollis sp. DNA harbors:
- a CDS encoding DUF123 domain-containing protein, whose protein sequence is MKGVYCLVLQTPACEIEVGRLGTVRFRAGYHIYVGSALGPGGLEARVGRHVRLAATREGRPHWHIDRLLLSSDVALVGAVLGATEEDMECRIAAAIGGEAVPGFGCTDCSCPSHLFFRPEDPFAEIAEAFRRAGLVPQIRKSNMGEVHLSV, encoded by the coding sequence ATGAAGGGCGTCTACTGCCTCGTCCTCCAGACTCCGGCCTGCGAGATCGAGGTCGGCCGCCTCGGGACGGTCCGCTTCAGGGCCGGGTATCACATCTATGTCGGTTCGGCCCTCGGCCCCGGCGGACTCGAGGCACGGGTCGGCCGGCATGTCAGGCTTGCGGCGACGCGGGAGGGGCGGCCGCACTGGCACATCGACCGCCTCCTCCTCTCTTCTGACGTCGCTCTCGTGGGTGCGGTCCTCGGGGCGACGGAGGAGGATATGGAGTGCCGGATCGCCGCCGCGATCGGCGGGGAGGCCGTGCCGGGTTTCGGATGCACGGACTGCTCCTGTCCCTCGCACCTCTTTTTCCGGCCTGAAGATCCTTTTGCAGAGATTGCGGAGGCGTTCAGGAGGGCGGGCCTCGTCCCGCAGATCAGAAAGAGCAATATGGGTGAAGTCCATCTCAGTGTATGA
- a CDS encoding flavodoxin family protein — translation MKVLGVSGSMRKDGNTAQLVRYILAKVQMSGIETEFVSLAGRIVHPCTGCERCKETKWCVIEGDGWSDIAQRMIEAEVVVIGSPTYYYDVNGQMKNLIDRTYSLYHDRKLAGRNAVAVTVCADRGCERSLETIEGFLNTHQFSYLGHVCGKAYLPGEIMTDARAVKKADGVAKKIVNLLQPKD, via the coding sequence ATGAAGGTCCTCGGCGTATCAGGGAGCATGAGAAAGGACGGCAACACCGCCCAGCTGGTCAGGTACATCCTTGCGAAGGTGCAGATGTCAGGGATCGAGACCGAATTCGTCTCCCTTGCCGGCCGGATCGTCCACCCCTGCACCGGGTGCGAGAGGTGCAAGGAGACAAAGTGGTGCGTCATCGAGGGGGACGGCTGGAGCGACATCGCCCAGCGGATGATCGAGGCCGAGGTGGTCGTCATCGGGTCGCCGACCTACTACTATGACGTCAACGGCCAGATGAAGAACCTCATCGACAGAACCTACTCCCTGTACCATGACCGGAAACTCGCGGGCAGGAATGCCGTGGCGGTGACGGTCTGCGCCGACCGCGGCTGCGAGCGTTCCCTGGAGACGATCGAGGGCTTCCTGAACACCCACCAGTTCTCGTACCTCGGCCATGTCTGCGGGAAGGCCTATCTCCCGGGCGAGATCATGACAGACGCCCGGGCGGTGAAGAAGGCCGACGGCGTCGCAAAAAAGATCGTCAACCTCCTCCAGCCGAAGGACTAA
- the thiC gene encoding phosphomethylpyrimidine synthase ThiC: MCVMQTLIKESLKGVPPEIEAIARDEGLSPRQAARAVTRGRITVAANPRRPHRLVAIGEGCRIKVNVNVGTSMQRCDPDLEIRKAEAALANGADALMDLSTGGDLPAMRKRILALDAPVGTVPIYEAVRRAGSAADVTSDILFNVIRDHCKQGVDFLTLHCGVNQDALAALKADPRIMGVVSRGGAFHVAMMAATGEENPLYKEYGYLLEILEENDVVISLGDGMRPGCLYDAERLAKATEYVTLARLAKQALSRGVQRFIEGPGHMPIDQIGYNVQMMKELTDGAPLYLLGPLVTDIGTGYDHVVGAIGGAVAAMHGLDFLCMVSPAEHLALPDLDDIVEGTRVAKIAAHVGDIVRLGEGAHAKADLKMAQARRRLNWDDQFKAAMYGDHARKMHERDGDLDTCSMCGDLCAIKMVRDLLDETPKE, from the coding sequence ATGTGTGTTATGCAAACCCTGATCAAGGAGTCCCTCAAAGGCGTCCCGCCCGAGATCGAGGCGATCGCGAGGGACGAGGGGCTTTCACCACGGCAGGCCGCTCGTGCTGTGACGAGGGGACGGATCACCGTCGCCGCCAACCCCCGTCGCCCGCACCGCCTCGTCGCCATCGGGGAAGGGTGCCGGATCAAGGTGAATGTCAATGTGGGCACCTCGATGCAGAGGTGCGACCCTGACCTTGAGATCAGGAAGGCCGAGGCGGCACTCGCAAACGGCGCCGACGCCCTCATGGACCTCTCGACCGGCGGCGACCTTCCGGCGATGAGAAAGCGGATCCTCGCCCTCGACGCTCCTGTCGGCACGGTCCCGATCTACGAGGCGGTCAGGCGGGCCGGGTCGGCCGCGGACGTCACCTCGGACATCCTCTTCAATGTCATCAGGGACCACTGCAAGCAGGGCGTGGACTTCCTCACCCTCCACTGCGGGGTGAACCAGGACGCCCTTGCAGCCCTGAAGGCCGATCCCCGTATCATGGGCGTGGTCTCGCGGGGCGGCGCCTTCCATGTGGCGATGATGGCGGCCACCGGCGAGGAAAACCCGCTCTATAAGGAATACGGCTACCTCCTTGAGATCCTGGAGGAGAACGACGTCGTCATCTCTCTCGGCGACGGCATGCGGCCGGGCTGCCTGTACGATGCGGAAAGACTTGCGAAGGCGACGGAGTACGTCACCCTGGCCCGCCTCGCAAAGCAGGCACTTTCCCGCGGCGTCCAGCGCTTCATTGAGGGACCGGGCCACATGCCCATCGACCAGATCGGCTACAACGTGCAGATGATGAAGGAACTCACCGACGGGGCGCCGCTGTACCTCCTCGGCCCCCTGGTGACCGACATCGGCACGGGCTACGACCACGTGGTCGGGGCGATCGGCGGGGCGGTGGCGGCGATGCACGGCCTCGACTTCCTCTGCATGGTCTCGCCCGCGGAGCACCTCGCCCTCCCTGACCTCGACGACATCGTCGAGGGGACGCGGGTCGCAAAGATCGCTGCGCATGTCGGCGACATCGTGCGCCTCGGCGAGGGTGCCCATGCCAAGGCCGACCTGAAGATGGCCCAGGCTCGCAGGCGCCTCAACTGGGACGACCAGTTCAAGGCGGCGATGTACGGCGACCACGCCCGGAAGATGCACGAGAGGGACGGCGACCTCGACACCTGTTCGATGTGCGGCGACCTCTGCGCGATCAAGATGGTGCGAGATCTGCTCGACGAGACCCCGAAGGAATAG
- a CDS encoding MBL fold metallo-hydrolase, translating into MPVTWLPGEGFFANSYLFGDILIDAGVYPMAVAPHADRVRTIVITHTHYDHIAHLKEIAAMTGAEVCVHALDVPGLTDDTPSLAPMFCEHPPMVVPDRILADGERVGGLLVIHTPGHTPGGISLYSEEERALFCGDTVFPGGSFGRCDFPGGDGRALAASVERLSALDVEGLYPGHGEPVKSGGSRHVRASALALKGTR; encoded by the coding sequence ATGCCAGTCACGTGGTTGCCGGGAGAGGGGTTCTTCGCGAACAGCTATCTCTTCGGCGATATCCTCATCGACGCCGGGGTCTACCCGATGGCCGTCGCCCCCCATGCGGACAGGGTCAGGACGATCGTCATCACCCATACGCACTACGACCATATCGCCCACCTGAAGGAGATCGCGGCGATGACCGGCGCCGAGGTTTGCGTCCACGCCCTCGACGTCCCCGGCCTCACCGACGATACGCCGAGTCTTGCACCGATGTTCTGCGAGCACCCCCCGATGGTCGTCCCCGACCGCATCCTCGCGGACGGAGAGAGGGTCGGCGGCCTTCTCGTCATCCACACACCCGGCCACACGCCCGGCGGGATCTCCCTGTACAGCGAGGAGGAGCGTGCCCTCTTCTGCGGCGACACCGTCTTCCCGGGCGGGTCATTCGGGCGGTGCGACTTTCCGGGCGGGGACGGCCGCGCCCTCGCCGCCTCGGTAGAACGCCTCTCCGCCCTCGACGTCGAGGGCCTGTACCCCGGCCACGGCGAACCGGTGAAGAGCGGCGGCAGCAGGCATGTCAGGGCGTCGGCCCTCGCCCTGAAGGGCACGCGGTGA